In the genome of Caldisphaera lagunensis DSM 15908, the window AAACCCTTATGGTCATTTTTATCACCAACTACTTTTAATCAATAAAAGTTTTTATTTGAAAGTTAATATTTTTTAATTTTTCTGAGAAAAAACATATACAAAATTATGTGTTTCAAATATTAAAATTATAATGACAAAAAGGCTAAAAATTACCAATCTTTTTATACTCCTATGAGATAGGATATCTAGATCTATGAAATAATCATTTAATGATTCCACTATTATCTCTTTCTATTAATTAAGTAAAGGTAACATTTAACATAATTAAAATAATAGAAAAACAACTAGAAATCATTCCCAACCTGCTTGCATTATGATACCTTCTTTCTTTATAATAAAAATCTTATGAAATCTGAAAGATAAAAATATAAATCTTATTACTGTAAAAATAGCTGTTTGACTTAAAATGTGAAAGGAATCAATAAAAATCATAAGAGGGTGGGAGGGTGGGGATAAAGCTATACAAAGATAATTGGATGTATGCATTAATACCTTATAATATAGCCATGGGGCCTCTATCTACACTTATAACATTGCAAATATTAAGATTGGGAGGGAATGTAATAGATGTTGCATATACTATTTCATTAGCAAATCTAACCAGTATTATAGGATCATTAATATGGGGATTTGCAGCAGATTATTTTGATAGGAAAAAACAAATATTGTTAAGCCTATCTACAGTTGGGTTAACTTTAGTAGCTATCTCATATACTAAATCAATTAGTCTAATAGAAATTTTATATTCTATACTATCATTCTTAAATACTGCAAGCTCCACACCATTATCTCTACTAATAATGAGCACAGTAAGAAAAGATTTGTGGGCGTCCAGTTATGCAAAATTAAACTATTTGTCATCAGTAGGATATTTGATAGGCCTTTTAGGGTCTTCCTTATTAGCTATATATTTTAAGCTTGATTTTATAGTGATACTAATGGGAATACTAGTCTTAATTTCGTTTGGATTATCTTATTATTTTATACCAAAGCCAGAATTACATATTGAAAGAACAGCACTACTTCATAACCTAGAGTCATTCTTAATTAGATTAAAACAGATACCAACCATTTTCATTCATTTTCCTTCAAAATATTCATTTAAGATATTTTCTTTATCTAGGTTAAAATCTTTAGTTTCTGCTTACGTCCCTCTTCTATACATTGGTATGTTCTTATTTTACATTGCATCAGGTATTTTCAATACAGAGTATCCAGCAGGACTAAAAGAGGGAGGACTTTCAAATAGCCTAATTTTAATAATATTTTCAATTGGCATGTTATTCCAAATAATTTCCTATTACTTATCCCCTAGATTTATTAATAAATTAGGAAAGGCTAGAACTTCATGGATCTCATTGCTTATGAGGGGATCTTCGTATTTTATTATTGGACTCTTAACTGTTATAATAGCTAATAAGATATCATTAATTTTATCTGGTATAATATTTTATCCTATAGCAGCAGGACTTGCATTTTCAGCATTTTATACAGCATCAAGCATAATGATATTTGAGATAGTGAAAAGCGGTAAGGAAGGTTCTACTTTAGGAGTCTATAGCACGCTAACAGGTATTGCTATGACATTAGGTTCATTCGTTTCAGGCTATATGGTTAGATATATGGGTTTTGGATTTACTTACATAATAGCTGGTATAATATTATTATTTAATGTATATATATTTAAAACAATTGAAAGATTACCTAGATAATTCCATATTAGCTTATTAACATCTGTCCCAACTAATATTTGGCGAAAGAATTGAAGGTAAATGAGTTAGCGCCTAAAAGCGCTGTTGAGGAAATAAGTGTAAAGGTCATAAAGGTATCAGAGCCAAGGAATGTTTTTGGTAAAGATGGTATGTCACACAAGGTTTCTGATGTCTTAGTTGGGGATGAAAGTGGAACAATAATTATGACTTTATGGGATAATTCGATAAACAAAGTAAAAGAAGGAGAAACAATAAACATAAAGAATGCCTTTGTTTCTACATTTAAAGGAAGCATGAGACTCTCTTTAAATAAAAACAATGGGTCAATAACGGTTTCTGAAAAGGAAATCGAAAATGTAAATACAGGTAATAATATGTCAGACAAGGTTGTTGAAGAAGAAAGGAGAAGTTATAGCAGTTATGGTAGAAAACCATCATATAGAAAAAGATACTAATAAAATTTTTATTTACAATTTTTATAAAATATTATCTTGAATTTTAATTATTTATGATTAAGACGTAATGTAAAACGAATATTATATTTTCCTTTAAAAATTATTTTTGCAATATGTTATTTATAATATAATATTGAATTCTTATATTACCAAATTATTAATTAAGTTAATGAGGCATAAGAAAGGGACAATAGATGGAAAAAATAAAATACAATGATAAATGGATGTATACTTTAATACCATATGGCATGGGATTTATGCCATTTTTAATAATGCTTCCCTTGCTTATTTTAAAACTAGGAGGAAATGCAATAGATATATCATATACAGCAACTTTAGGAAACATAACCTGGATTATTGGATCTTTTGTTTGGGGATACATATCAGATTATTATGATTTGAAAAAACTAACCATATTAGGTTTATTAACAAGTGGACTATTTGTAATACCTATGGCATATGCTAAATCTGTGGTGGAAGTTGAAATTTTATATGGCATTTGGAGTTTCTTTAATACGGCTCTTATAATCTCGTTATATTTAATAATTATAAAAACTTTTGCAAAAGAAATGTGGGTAATTGAGAACGCTAAATTAAATTTTTTGAATACAATTGGTTATTTATTAGGCTTTCTTGGATCTTCTGCCTTAGCAATTTATTTTAAAGTTAACTTTTTAATTTTAATGACTGGCATCTTAATGACGTTATCTTCCTTACTGTCTTATTATTTTTTACCTAAAATTGAAAATAATCATAAAGAGTTATCATGGATTAACGTCTTAAAATCTTTCTTAATTAAAATAAGAATTATGTCTAAGATTTTTAACCCTTCATTCTTAAAGATTTCATTAAAAAAAGCCTTCGATTTCAAGAACAAAAAAATACAAAATATGCGTATCATTCTTTTATATACGGGAAATTTTTTGTTCTATTTGTCCTATGGAATTATCTTAACTCAATATTCTGCTAGTCTAAAAATTTATGGTATATCTGATAGCATAATTTTAGCGATTTTCTCCTTGGGTACATTTTCCCAAATAATTTCTTTTTATTTTTCTCCTAGATTCATAAATACATATGGAAAAATAAGGGCTTCTTGGATTACACTATCATTAAGGGGGATTTCTTTTTTCATGATAGGGTTATCAATGTTTTTGTTTCTCAACAAAACTTATCTAATTTTATCACAATTTGTCTTTTATTCTTTAGGTGGAGGTTTAGCTTATTCCATATTTTTTACAGCAGCGAACGTAATGGTTTTAG includes:
- a CDS encoding MFS transporter gives rise to the protein MGIKLYKDNWMYALIPYNIAMGPLSTLITLQILRLGGNVIDVAYTISLANLTSIIGSLIWGFAADYFDRKKQILLSLSTVGLTLVAISYTKSISLIEILYSILSFLNTASSTPLSLLIMSTVRKDLWASSYAKLNYLSSVGYLIGLLGSSLLAIYFKLDFIVILMGILVLISFGLSYYFIPKPELHIERTALLHNLESFLIRLKQIPTIFIHFPSKYSFKIFSLSRLKSLVSAYVPLLYIGMFLFYIASGIFNTEYPAGLKEGGLSNSLILIIFSIGMLFQIISYYLSPRFINKLGKARTSWISLLMRGSSYFIIGLLTVIIANKISLILSGIIFYPIAAGLAFSAFYTASSIMIFEIVKSGKEGSTLGVYSTLTGIAMTLGSFVSGYMVRYMGFGFTYIIAGIILLFNVYIFKTIERLPR
- a CDS encoding single-stranded DNA-binding protein, with the protein product MKVNELAPKSAVEEISVKVIKVSEPRNVFGKDGMSHKVSDVLVGDESGTIIMTLWDNSINKVKEGETINIKNAFVSTFKGSMRLSLNKNNGSITVSEKEIENVNTGNNMSDKVVEEERRSYSSYGRKPSYRKRY
- a CDS encoding MFS transporter — encoded protein: MEKIKYNDKWMYTLIPYGMGFMPFLIMLPLLILKLGGNAIDISYTATLGNITWIIGSFVWGYISDYYDLKKLTILGLLTSGLFVIPMAYAKSVVEVEILYGIWSFFNTALIISLYLIIIKTFAKEMWVIENAKLNFLNTIGYLLGFLGSSALAIYFKVNFLILMTGILMTLSSLLSYYFLPKIENNHKELSWINVLKSFLIKIRIMSKIFNPSFLKISLKKAFDFKNKKIQNMRIILLYTGNFLFYLSYGIILTQYSASLKIYGISDSIILAIFSLGTFSQIISFYFSPRFINTYGKIRASWITLSLRGISFFMIGLSMFLFLNKTYLILSQFVFYSLGGGLAYSIFFTAANVMVLETTKTEKEGSTLGIYETLIAFGFTIGSFISGYMINYTGFPITFIITGILIIINSAIFKIMEEKQK